The Desmonostoc muscorum LEGE 12446 genome includes a region encoding these proteins:
- a CDS encoding NUDIX hydrolase, whose protein sequence is MSKPGEIRVLALGLIRDGNRIFVSEGYDPAKQETFYRALGGGVDFGETSREALQREFQEEIQAELTNIRYLGCIENLFIFNGRQGHEIIQLYQCDFAAPKFYKLESLVFFESEKHKHRALWIDILRFQSGELKLVPEVFFEYL, encoded by the coding sequence ATGAGTAAACCTGGCGAAATTCGGGTATTAGCTTTAGGATTAATTCGAGATGGGAATCGCATTTTTGTTTCTGAAGGCTACGACCCCGCAAAACAAGAAACATTTTATCGTGCTTTAGGTGGTGGGGTTGACTTTGGTGAAACTAGCCGCGAGGCGCTACAACGTGAATTTCAAGAAGAAATTCAGGCAGAGTTAACGAATATTCGCTATCTAGGTTGTATAGAAAATTTGTTTATTTTCAACGGTAGGCAAGGCCACGAAATTATTCAACTTTATCAATGTGATTTTGCTGCTCCGAAGTTTTATAAATTAGAAAGTTTAGTGTTTTTTGAATCAGAAAAACATAAACATAGGGCACTATGGATAGATATTTTGCGCTTTCAATCTGGAGAGTTAAAATTAGTGCCAGAAGTGTTTTTTGAATATTTATAA
- a CDS encoding helix-turn-helix domain-containing protein — protein sequence MKNNPHLGSDALAFIQGIVPDTPETRRVEQQELFRLALTQAMREIRKQAGLTQEQLAERLGVGQSWVSKLESVNNDHTFESIITYLDALGAKLELSIILGEEIISVNSKDTATGGIFFKKN from the coding sequence ATGAAGAATAACCCCCACTTAGGAAGTGATGCTTTGGCTTTTATACAAGGGATTGTACCGGATACACCAGAGACTCGTCGCGTTGAGCAACAAGAACTTTTTCGCTTGGCCTTGACTCAGGCAATGCGGGAGATTCGCAAACAAGCTGGACTTACTCAAGAACAGCTAGCTGAACGTCTCGGTGTGGGACAAAGTTGGGTTTCAAAACTAGAGAGTGTTAATAACGATCATACTTTTGAATCGATAATTACTTATTTAGACGCACTAGGGGCAAAATTGGAATTATCGATCATTTTGGGAGAAGAAATTATTTCTGTGAACTCGAAAGACACAGCTACTGGTGGTATTTTTTTCAAAAAGAATTAA
- a CDS encoding type II toxin-antitoxin system RelE/ParE family toxin yields the protein MNEEWQIIFYRDSDGTEPVQEFLLDPSLTSGELKQFQVRVTLLTQKGLSLLLEWSDILDKIEGEKNLYELRLDNTPNNPRIFLCALVGKRLVLLHAFKKKGRKTPKLEIKIAAKRRNMVMANEEDEE from the coding sequence GTGAATGAGGAGTGGCAGATTATCTTCTACCGAGATAGCGATGGCACAGAACCAGTGCAGGAATTTCTACTAGATCCTTCTCTCACATCTGGAGAGCTTAAACAGTTTCAGGTTCGCGTAACACTGTTAACGCAAAAAGGATTATCTTTACTCTTGGAATGGTCAGACATCCTCGATAAGATTGAGGGAGAGAAAAATCTATATGAGCTACGCCTAGACAATACTCCTAATAATCCCCGCATTTTTCTATGTGCTTTGGTAGGTAAACGTTTGGTATTGCTACACGCTTTCAAAAAGAAGGGACGCAAAACCCCAAAACTAGAAATTAAAATCGCAGCTAAACGCCGAAATATGGTGATGGCAAATGAAGAAGATGAAGAATAA
- a CDS encoding tetratricopeptide repeat protein has translation MQENPVGDTFKHQILDMKNCDDWLGIYNLFAPLENLAQNHPDIWNNVEISNEIGFASGKLAETSSIPPDIFNNQERKKTFLNQQAKYRRVTENIRKRCVELAPENPGYWSSLAYLYYQNVQELKQPKGRRDGNIREEAETSIKYYEQALSIDNNRIADLYRKGYLLAQILPDQILFGKNKDNSENIFDLARQKRKEGITSLLKAIEIWESLNSTDEIQHEKRKRYRKEYIKSFYCTGRAYYDQIRKDWDVTVYALRLQKGISESDTISYSPQDWDCANKAWFYFYHCWLTDQQDSRQMPDEWQVNTTNTTNDGIDGVYKLYWLGKVSFAQYWILSGYGQKDTPEVIKYRDRAAKYLNAALNFSWSPENQRQNKKFIAELLARLYISQGDYIQAINVINDNCGTFLDDYIAHTLSLALILNNESYEAQKILERCSLSQRNRVIWESHFLIGCSHLSNGNFEQANQAFQKADEQARRQGKKTIDSLLIGRSFVAYKFHKKEEAIRYMKEANQINPYRVSVSRYLEKWQKSG, from the coding sequence ATGCAAGAAAATCCAGTTGGCGATACTTTTAAGCATCAAATTCTGGACATGAAGAATTGTGATGACTGGCTTGGAATATACAATCTATTTGCACCATTAGAAAATCTTGCTCAAAATCATCCAGACATATGGAATAATGTTGAAATCTCAAATGAAATTGGCTTTGCTTCAGGCAAGTTAGCAGAAACTTCAAGTATTCCGCCAGATATTTTCAATAATCAAGAACGTAAGAAAACATTCCTCAACCAACAAGCAAAATATCGTCGTGTTACTGAAAACATTCGCAAACGATGTGTTGAGCTTGCGCCAGAAAATCCAGGTTATTGGTCAAGTTTAGCTTATTTATATTATCAGAACGTTCAAGAACTTAAACAGCCGAAAGGGAGACGTGATGGCAACATTCGAGAAGAAGCTGAAACATCTATAAAGTATTATGAGCAAGCATTATCAATAGATAACAATCGTATTGCTGATCTTTACAGAAAAGGCTATTTACTGGCACAAATTCTTCCCGATCAAATTTTATTTGGAAAAAATAAAGATAATTCAGAAAATATTTTTGATTTGGCTAGACAGAAACGCAAGGAAGGAATTACTTCGCTTTTAAAAGCAATTGAAATTTGGGAGTCATTAAACTCTACTGATGAAATACAACATGAAAAGCGTAAACGCTATCGTAAAGAGTATATTAAATCATTTTATTGTACTGGACGTGCTTACTATGATCAAATTCGCAAAGACTGGGATGTGACAGTGTATGCATTACGACTGCAAAAAGGGATTTCTGAAAGTGATACAATTAGCTATTCTCCTCAGGATTGGGATTGTGCCAACAAAGCATGGTTTTACTTTTACCACTGTTGGCTTACGGATCAGCAAGATTCTAGGCAGATGCCGGACGAATGGCAAGTTAACACCACCAATACAACCAATGATGGGATAGATGGTGTCTATAAATTATATTGGCTAGGCAAAGTTTCATTTGCACAATATTGGATTCTTAGTGGCTATGGACAAAAAGATACTCCAGAAGTGATTAAATACCGCGATAGAGCAGCTAAATACCTTAATGCTGCTCTAAATTTCTCCTGGTCTCCAGAAAACCAAAGGCAGAATAAAAAATTTATTGCTGAATTACTAGCGCGACTATATATTAGTCAAGGAGATTACATTCAAGCCATAAACGTTATTAATGATAATTGCGGCACATTCCTAGATGATTACATCGCGCATACATTATCACTAGCTTTGATACTTAATAATGAAAGTTATGAAGCCCAGAAAATTCTTGAAAGATGCTCACTTAGCCAAAGAAATAGAGTTATCTGGGAATCTCACTTTTTGATAGGCTGTTCACATTTGAGTAATGGGAATTTTGAGCAAGCAAACCAAGCATTTCAAAAGGCTGATGAGCAAGCTAGAAGGCAGGGCAAAAAAACAATTGATTCCCTGTTAATTGGCAGATCATTTGTTGCATATAAATTTCATAAAAAAGAAGAAGCTATCAGGTATATGAAAGAGGCTAATCAAATAAATCCATATCGAGTATCTGTAAGCAGATATTTAGAAAAATGGCAAAAAAGTGGTTAA
- a CDS encoding DUF3370 domain-containing protein, whose translation MLAKLPSPVFIVLLGLAITQTLGCTSRNHNSAIAQSSPKPTPQEIVQPGEVRVLPGKLDTIPVFNSNSPEWIKTEGILLSTFPTNGKKVPAAHLNFPFQGRFDLFAHHYTHTPKDLQTLYLGVIVHNPGKKPVTVDVLQAASYLMQDAPFVTLPPYIENNDGKAYSGPGARAVADVLRGVRQADFPAKIVIPPGQSRMLLNHPIPVRNLEKPVNGRSSFMRLRSSDRLYAASLAMFAKKNSDGSDRAPTLAEWKALLDTGNFAGPRDKKPTPPNATSGALIYGRVAGVSQGSQWQAKLVDNPQATNLTIPQRGKAISYPIVTLRSGRLGTEQIQTAKMLVRYPDTAYEAHGNYGVEYKLTLPLSNNTAENQTVAVTLETPLKEDKLSQGGLRFRKPSLDFPFFRGTVRLRYFDDQGQQKIRYVHLWHRTGQVLEPLVKLTLPPSTKRIVHVDVIYPPDSTPPHVLSVRTL comes from the coding sequence ATGCTAGCTAAATTACCGTCACCTGTATTCATAGTTCTATTAGGATTAGCCATAACTCAAACCCTTGGATGCACAAGTCGTAACCATAATTCCGCGATCGCTCAAAGTTCACCCAAACCAACGCCCCAAGAAATCGTCCAACCTGGGGAAGTTCGGGTTTTACCAGGCAAATTAGATACAATACCGGTCTTTAACAGCAATAGCCCAGAATGGATTAAAACTGAGGGGATTTTACTTTCTACCTTTCCCACAAATGGCAAAAAGGTTCCAGCAGCCCACCTCAATTTCCCTTTCCAGGGACGCTTTGACTTGTTCGCCCACCACTACACCCATACTCCCAAGGATTTACAAACCCTATATCTGGGTGTAATTGTGCATAATCCTGGTAAAAAACCTGTAACAGTGGATGTATTGCAAGCGGCGAGTTATTTAATGCAGGATGCGCCCTTTGTCACCTTACCTCCCTACATTGAAAATAACGATGGTAAGGCTTATTCAGGGCCGGGCGCCCGTGCTGTTGCTGATGTACTCCGGGGCGTTCGCCAAGCTGATTTTCCCGCCAAAATAGTAATTCCTCCCGGACAAAGCCGGATGTTGCTAAATCATCCCATTCCTGTCAGAAATCTAGAAAAGCCAGTGAACGGTCGATCTAGCTTTATGCGACTGCGTAGTAGCGATCGCCTTTATGCAGCAAGTTTAGCCATGTTTGCCAAGAAAAATTCTGATGGAAGCGATCGCGCACCCACTCTCGCAGAATGGAAAGCTTTACTAGATACTGGTAACTTTGCGGGGCCGCGAGATAAAAAACCGACTCCTCCAAACGCTACTAGTGGCGCACTGATTTATGGACGTGTAGCTGGTGTTTCCCAAGGTTCCCAATGGCAAGCAAAACTAGTGGATAATCCCCAAGCCACCAATCTGACTATTCCCCAGCGTGGCAAAGCTATTTCTTATCCTATAGTCACACTGCGGAGTGGTCGATTGGGTACCGAACAAATCCAAACAGCCAAGATGCTGGTACGTTATCCCGATACAGCATACGAAGCACACGGTAATTACGGCGTGGAATACAAACTTACTTTACCCTTAAGCAATAACACTGCCGAAAACCAAACCGTCGCTGTTACCTTGGAAACACCTTTAAAGGAAGATAAATTATCCCAAGGTGGTCTACGTTTCCGCAAACCATCCCTAGATTTTCCTTTCTTCCGTGGTACTGTGCGGCTACGTTATTTCGATGACCAAGGTCAACAAAAAATCCGCTACGTGCATTTATGGCACAGAACTGGGCAGGTATTAGAACCATTAGTAAAACTTACACTTCCACCCTCCACTAAGCGGATAGTACACGTAGACGTGATTTATCCACCAGATTCGACACCACCCCATGTGTTGAGTGTGAGAACTTTGTAA
- a CDS encoding UPF0175 family protein produces the protein MSQFIQPINLKVSADSLNQGEDAIRQELALQLYIQNVFTFAQARHLANLSVWEFQQLLGQKKIERHYNEAELAQDIETIKAGFYGL, from the coding sequence ATGAGTCAATTTATTCAGCCAATTAACTTGAAAGTATCAGCTGATTCCTTAAATCAAGGTGAAGATGCTATACGTCAGGAACTCGCCCTACAGCTATATATACAGAATGTTTTTACCTTTGCTCAAGCGCGTCACTTAGCCAACTTATCTGTATGGGAGTTCCAGCAACTTTTGGGGCAAAAGAAAATTGAACGTCATTACAATGAAGCTGAATTAGCCCAAGATATTGAGACAATTAAAGCAGGTTTTTACGGATTGTGA
- a CDS encoding DUF3368 domain-containing protein has protein sequence MRVICNATPLINFAAINRLDILEAVFGQIVIPQAVYDETTFTGFLGSEFVLQAIASGWLQIRSVSSMGLNIPPELDKGEREAIALAIETGETRILLDEREARQVAQSLGLQVIGTLGILLLSKNRNIITQVQPLLDAMINTAQYWVSCSLYEKVLQQAGELVE, from the coding sequence GTGAGAGTTATTTGTAATGCTACACCTCTAATCAATTTTGCAGCTATTAATCGTCTTGATATCTTGGAGGCTGTATTTGGTCAGATAGTTATTCCTCAAGCTGTCTATGATGAAACAACTTTTACTGGGTTTCTTGGCTCGGAATTTGTGTTGCAAGCAATAGCCTCTGGATGGTTACAAATTCGCTCAGTTTCAAGCATGGGGCTGAACATACCACCAGAATTAGATAAGGGCGAACGTGAAGCAATTGCTTTAGCAATAGAAACTGGAGAAACGCGCATTTTGTTAGATGAACGTGAAGCGCGTCAAGTAGCTCAAAGTTTAGGATTACAAGTAATTGGTACTTTAGGTATTCTTTTATTATCAAAAAATAGAAACATAATTACACAAGTGCAACCCTTGTTGGATGCCATGATTAATACTGCCCAATATTGGGTAAGCTGTTCTCTTTATGAAAAAGTATTACAGCAAGCAGGAGAATTAGTAGAGTAA
- a CDS encoding DUF6887 family protein, which produces MSQPNFELMSIKELHTYILVHRDDMEAFYAYVDKLHAQATWIEMPPLQSLDDLQNYPEFLEKLSNGSESKDSDRL; this is translated from the coding sequence GTGAGTCAGCCTAACTTTGAACTAATGAGTATCAAAGAACTACATACTTATATTTTGGTACACCGGGATGATATGGAAGCCTTCTATGCCTATGTAGACAAGCTACACGCACAAGCAACCTGGATTGAAATGCCACCTTTGCAATCCTTAGATGACTTGCAAAATTATCCTGAATTTCTGGAGAAGTTAAGCAACGGTTCTGAGTCTAAGGATAGCGATCGCTTGTAA
- a CDS encoding Rpn family recombination-promoting nuclease/putative transposase, with amino-acid sequence MRRDSIFYKLFQQSPTLLFELLTNPPANADEYKFDSVAVKEPKFEIDGVFLPPENESPGIVYFCEVQFQKDEKLYERVFAESSLYFYRNRDRFSDWQAVIIYPSRSIEQSNIYPHRTFLNGNQVHRVYLDELGDIRSLPLWVALMVLTTVEEEQAPAEARYLLARSRQETSSSVSRAIIEIITTIMTYRFEQLSRREVESMLDITLKQTRVYREIKEEGLEEGREATANIIIRQLTKRLGEIPQDVGSLVAGLPLPMLEELGEALLDFTSVADLQAWLQARIN; translated from the coding sequence ATGCGTCGAGATTCCATTTTTTACAAACTATTCCAACAATCTCCTACTTTATTATTTGAACTATTGACAAATCCTCCAGCAAATGCAGATGAATATAAATTTGATTCGGTAGCTGTCAAAGAACCTAAGTTTGAAATTGATGGGGTATTTTTACCACCAGAAAATGAAAGTCCGGGTATTGTGTATTTCTGTGAGGTACAGTTCCAAAAAGACGAGAAGCTTTATGAAAGGGTATTTGCGGAATCTTCACTCTATTTCTACCGCAACCGTGACAGATTTAGTGATTGGCAAGCAGTGATAATTTATCCATCACGTAGTATTGAACAAAGTAATATTTATCCTCATAGAACATTTCTCAACGGCAACCAAGTGCATCGCGTATATTTGGATGAGTTGGGAGATATCCGTTCCTTGCCTTTGTGGGTAGCACTGATGGTGTTAACTACAGTAGAAGAGGAACAAGCCCCCGCAGAAGCTCGGTATTTATTAGCGAGAAGTCGTCAAGAAACCTCTTCGTCAGTAAGTCGTGCCATAATTGAAATCATCACGACCATCATGACGTATCGATTTGAGCAACTGAGTCGAAGGGAGGTGGAGTCGATGTTAGACATCACACTGAAACAAACAAGAGTTTATCGAGAAATTAAGGAAGAAGGACTAGAAGAAGGACGAGAAGCGACGGCTAACATTATTATCCGACAGTTGACAAAGCGGTTGGGGGAAATTCCCCAGGATGTCGGTTCTTTGGTTGCTGGTTTGCCATTACCAATGTTGGAAGAATTGGGTGAAGCATTGCTGGATTTTACGAGTGTGGCTGATTTACAGGCTTGGTTACAGGCGCGAATTAATTAA
- a CDS encoding small RNA NsiR4-regulated ssr1528 family protein, translated as MTTETNPGNQTTTGADAVDEAIARGIDFDGSPIPPAKLELYSKVMGLEGNRQRSGVSNTMRSRIVRIGAKHIPQAELDQLLVDADFAPLKEKEIAFYYGGK; from the coding sequence ATGACTACTGAAACTAACCCAGGTAATCAAACTACTACAGGTGCCGATGCTGTTGATGAAGCGATCGCACGCGGAATTGATTTTGATGGTTCTCCCATTCCACCTGCCAAATTAGAACTTTATAGCAAAGTCATGGGGCTAGAGGGCAATAGACAGCGCAGTGGTGTATCTAATACCATGCGATCGCGCATTGTCCGCATCGGTGCTAAACACATTCCCCAAGCTGAACTCGATCAATTGCTTGTAGATGCTGATTTCGCACCCCTGAAAGAAAAAGAAATTGCCTTTTATTACGGCGGTAAGTAA
- the ppc gene encoding phosphoenolpyruvate carboxylase → MSSLLYSSSQTADIYPVSELFLRHRLQVVEELWESVLRQECGQNMVDLLRQLRDLCSPEGQATNDQASSAVKLIEQLNINEAIRAARAFALYFQLINIIEQEYEQRQQLSRYEAETEVTEPETPSNANYSSNQGEDDAPVTGGLAAELLTKSYVQQAQVKLKGTFAALFPHLFKLNVPPQQIQRLIAQLDVRLVFTAHPTEIVRHTIRDKQRQVVQLLQKLDALENGSSITGVGHPWEATDIREQLLEEIRLWWRTDELHQFKPTVLDEVDYALHYFQEVLFDGIPQLYKRFKYTLSHTFPWLEPPSKNFCSFGSWVGSDRDGNPSVTPEITWQTACYQRKMVLGRYIQSVKQLIELLSVSMHWSDVLPDLLESLELDQSQLSEVYDALALRYRQEPYRLKLAYVLKRLENTRDRNLALYNRETPKNQDSPLYRSGADFLAELRLIERNLTETGLSCRALEDLICQVEIFGFNLTQLDIRQESSRHSDALNEILEYLQVLPQPYDELSEAERVAWLTKELQTRRPLIPAELPFSEKTNDVIETFRIVRSLQQEFGVNICQTYIISMCRQVSDVLEVLLLAKEARLFDPAIAVGTIQVVPLFETVEDLQRSRSVMRELFEIPLYRALLAGGYEHTKAEDADENSSSPASPASPASSSLTPNLQEVMLGYSDSNKDSGFLSSNWEIHKAQKSLQQIAEGYGVNLRIFHGRGGSVGRGGGPAYEAILAQPGHSINGRIKITEQGEVLASKYSLLDLALYHMETITTAVIQASLLRTGFDDIEPWNEIMEELAARSRQHYRALIYEQPDFIDFFHQVTPIEEISQLQISSRPARRPSGKKDLTSLRAIPWVFSWTQTRFLLPSWYGVGTALQEFLNEEPEEHLKLLRYFYIKWPFFKMVISKAEMTLAKVDMQMAHHYVQELSKPEDKERFAKVFDQIASEFYLTRDLVLKITNHNRLLDGDPILQRSVQLRNGTIVPLGFIQVSLLKRLRQSLNTTATSGVIHSRYSKGELLRGALLTINGIAAGMRNTG, encoded by the coding sequence ATGAGTTCCCTTTTATACTCTTCATCGCAAACTGCGGATATATACCCGGTGTCGGAATTATTTTTGCGTCATCGTCTACAGGTAGTGGAAGAATTGTGGGAGTCAGTTCTGAGGCAAGAATGCGGCCAAAACATGGTAGATCTGTTGCGGCAATTGCGGGATTTGTGTTCGCCAGAAGGACAAGCAACAAACGATCAAGCCTCCTCAGCTGTCAAGTTGATTGAACAACTGAATATCAACGAAGCAATCCGAGCGGCTCGTGCCTTTGCTCTCTATTTTCAGTTGATCAACATCATAGAGCAGGAATACGAACAACGGCAGCAATTGAGTCGCTATGAGGCAGAAACAGAAGTAACAGAGCCGGAAACCCCATCAAATGCTAATTATTCGTCCAATCAAGGAGAAGACGATGCGCCTGTTACTGGGGGACTAGCAGCAGAGTTGCTGACAAAGAGTTATGTCCAACAAGCCCAAGTCAAATTAAAAGGTACTTTTGCGGCTTTATTTCCCCATTTATTTAAACTGAATGTCCCACCCCAGCAAATTCAACGTCTAATTGCCCAGTTGGATGTCCGCTTAGTTTTCACAGCCCACCCAACAGAAATTGTCCGTCATACCATCCGCGATAAGCAGCGACAAGTTGTACAACTGTTGCAAAAACTTGATGCTTTGGAAAATGGCTCTAGTATCACAGGAGTGGGACATCCTTGGGAAGCAACAGATATCCGCGAACAATTGCTCGAAGAAATCCGTTTGTGGTGGCGCACAGACGAACTCCACCAGTTCAAACCCACAGTGCTGGATGAAGTAGATTATGCTCTACATTACTTCCAAGAAGTGTTATTTGATGGCATTCCCCAACTCTATAAACGGTTCAAATACACTTTATCTCACACCTTTCCGTGGCTAGAACCGCCCAGCAAGAATTTCTGCTCCTTTGGTTCTTGGGTAGGTTCAGACAGGGATGGGAACCCATCAGTCACACCTGAAATTACCTGGCAGACAGCTTGCTATCAGCGCAAAATGGTGCTGGGAAGATATATCCAGTCAGTGAAACAACTGATTGAATTATTGAGTGTGTCGATGCACTGGAGCGATGTGTTACCAGATTTGCTGGAATCTCTAGAATTAGATCAGTCCCAGTTAAGTGAGGTATACGACGCCCTAGCGCTGCGTTATCGACAAGAACCTTATCGGCTGAAACTCGCTTATGTCCTGAAACGACTAGAAAATACCCGCGATCGCAATCTAGCCTTATACAATCGGGAAACGCCCAAAAATCAAGACAGCCCCCTATATCGTTCCGGAGCCGATTTTTTAGCAGAACTGCGGTTAATTGAGCGCAACTTGACAGAAACAGGTTTAAGCTGTAGGGCGCTAGAAGATCTGATCTGTCAGGTGGAAATTTTTGGCTTTAACTTGACACAGCTAGATATCCGCCAAGAATCATCACGCCACTCTGACGCGCTCAATGAAATTTTAGAGTACCTGCAAGTACTACCTCAACCTTACGACGAACTCTCTGAGGCAGAAAGAGTTGCTTGGCTAACCAAAGAACTGCAAACCCGCCGCCCATTAATTCCAGCAGAATTGCCATTTTCCGAAAAAACCAACGATGTCATTGAAACCTTTCGCATCGTGCGATCGCTGCAACAAGAATTTGGCGTCAACATCTGTCAAACTTACATTATCAGCATGTGCCGCCAAGTCAGCGATGTGTTGGAAGTGTTGCTCTTAGCCAAAGAAGCCAGACTTTTTGACCCTGCGATCGCTGTTGGAACGATTCAAGTTGTCCCTCTATTTGAAACAGTAGAAGACTTGCAACGCTCCAGAAGCGTCATGCGAGAATTATTTGAAATTCCTTTGTATCGGGCTTTGTTAGCTGGCGGCTACGAACACACAAAAGCAGAAGATGCCGATGAAAATTCATCCTCCCCTGCCTCCCCTGCCTCCCCTGCCTCCTCCTCCCTCACTCCTAACCTCCAAGAAGTGATGTTGGGGTATTCTGACAGCAACAAAGATTCTGGTTTTTTAAGCAGCAACTGGGAAATTCATAAAGCCCAAAAATCGCTGCAACAAATAGCAGAAGGGTATGGCGTGAATTTGCGGATTTTCCACGGACGCGGCGGTTCTGTAGGACGAGGAGGCGGCCCGGCTTACGAAGCGATTTTGGCTCAACCAGGTCACAGCATCAATGGGCGGATTAAGATTACCGAACAAGGGGAAGTTTTGGCTTCCAAATATTCCTTGTTGGACTTAGCTTTGTACCACATGGAAACCATCACCACCGCTGTGATTCAAGCTAGTTTGCTGCGGACGGGGTTTGATGATATCGAACCTTGGAATGAGATTATGGAAGAACTAGCAGCGCGATCGCGTCAACATTATCGTGCCCTAATTTACGAGCAACCTGATTTTATCGACTTTTTCCACCAAGTAACTCCAATTGAAGAAATCAGCCAACTGCAAATTAGTTCTCGTCCAGCGCGGCGTCCATCCGGTAAAAAAGACTTAACCAGTTTGCGGGCTATTCCTTGGGTATTCAGTTGGACACAAACCCGCTTTTTACTGCCTTCTTGGTACGGTGTCGGCACTGCTTTGCAAGAATTCTTGAATGAAGAACCAGAAGAACACTTAAAATTGCTGCGCTATTTTTACATTAAGTGGCCTTTCTTCAAAATGGTGATTTCCAAGGCAGAAATGACCTTGGCAAAAGTAGATATGCAAATGGCACACCACTATGTTCAAGAATTGTCAAAACCGGAAGATAAAGAGCGCTTTGCTAAGGTTTTCGATCAAATTGCTAGTGAGTTTTATCTGACAAGAGATTTGGTGTTAAAAATTACCAATCACAATCGACTCTTAGACGGCGATCCAATATTGCAAAGGTCTGTACAGTTACGCAATGGCACAATCGTACCCTTGGGATTTATCCAAGTTTCCTTGCTCAAGCGTTTACGCCAATCCTTGAATACTACTGCTACTTCTGGAGTCATCCACTCCCGTTACAGCAAAGGCGAATTACTGCGAGGGGCATTGTTAACCATTAATGGTATTGCTGCGGGGATGAGAAATACAGGTTAA